AgtgaagtagtttttttttttttttttgcatcattaCTAAATTAAATGGATACGAAAATGATTATAGTCAATATctgataaaatatattaattactaGGATCATAATCCACCTTCTTCCTTAATTAGTTTAGagacacaaaattttttacaatttttttcataactgCTGTTTTGATGTTGCTCATTatcataattcttttttatttcactttatgacaattgtttttttatcatcaagccaatatattaattggttttattaatttgtttttattataggTAAGATTGGAATCCTAAATcttatttaacaatcaaagactTTATCAGTTAAATTTTTGGTATTTAGAACCTGTATtcaaataacaacttattaaaaCAGATTggagaatggaatggaaaacaaataataattatcattTCACATAAAAATGGCTATAtcttcacattaaaaaaaaaaaggctatatCCTTtgtagggcgtaaatgatttatgggccaagccgaggaggattatggcccaagttcaacaaaatagctTTTGGGTACCGCcaagggtagttcagtccttggcagacccaaagttcccccttgtaaagaagggtaaaaatggtataaaactgaaactcggaaaaaagatctaaaatatccggggaaagctgctgttattatcatttaatgttctgaacccgacagggccgcattctttggcttttacaaccacccccaatgactttgggggatagactgatgggacaagtatcagccttggaaagattgaccctacacgtggatgaaggataaatggatacaggcgagtataaaaggaaaactaagtaatcttgggaagtggctgggaaaaatggccaagaaacgagagcctcccagcccacctccaggagaagtactctaggggtgacgatcgtttaaccttgtatgaacgccatgaaaaacccaccgcctatcgatcaaggcctagcctttcaaacccacgctctacaaatgatattgttagggccgttttacgtgcgaacccgacactgttacggtccgccacgaatcgtgaccctacatccttatttttattaaataatttatttcttattcagttcccaaacaattattttcccccttttcaaacatcttaaattaataatctaatttattttcctttataaaCCCACAACTCTCACTATCAATCAAGACCACAACAATTATTACATTTATCTTATGTAGCAATAACGGCTTGTTACTTTTACATAAACTTACTGTTTTTTCAATACCACTCGCAACTTGTCATCTTATTAGACATGGTACAAAGTTGTGCCCCAGTTGCGGTACTAGAATTTTTGAATCAAGATAACTAAGAGACCTTGTTAggtaagagatttctagtaatgtttgtattttttaaaaatacgtatagataaaaaaatatataaaaatacatgtaatgttatttaaacactgaaaacggTAACAAACTACCCTCATTCTACACCAACAAGGTACAACAACCAAAACACACGACGAGTTACACGACACGGCAAGACTTGAGAGTCCCTTGATTGACCGATTCTTCTCGTTGCATGGTGAGTCCCACGAGACAATATAAAAAGGTAAGGAAATCTACCGCCATAGATCTCTCTCTAATCCTCATCATCAAATTTATTCGTCACCAACGCTTTCACATCACAGCGAGTGACACAACTGTCACAGAAAAAACAACAGCAACTAAGtcaaccaaaaccaaaccaacttaatctcttcctttatttattagtattagACTCTTTctccaaaccaaaccaaaccaaaccaaaccaattcTATCCCCAAAAATGGTGAGCACCACCAGCATCAACAACAATGGTGGTGGAAGCAAAACTACGGGGTTTGGTTATGGTGCGGCAAAGACATCTGTGTGGTGGGACATAGAAAATTGCAGGGTTCCAAAAGAAGGGTACAACCCAAATGCCATAGCTCAGAACATAAGCTCTGCGTTGATGAAGATGGGTTATTGTGGACCCATCTCTATTGCTGCCTATGGTGACACCAATGCTATCCCTGATCCTGTCCAGCATGCTCTTTCCAGCACTGGCATCTCCCTCTACCATGTCCCCGCTGGTATAAAATTGCtaaccctttttattttatttctttaatcatttttttatatactttacCATGTGctgtggtgattttttttttaatggaagttGGTCAATTGAGTTATGTGTATGAAATTTTGGAGCTTGATCTATGATTGGCTTTAAGGGGATCAATGTTTTTGCTGTGCTATTGGGTAGAATTTGGCTTGATGGGTTATGCGTATGCAATTTTGGAGCTTGACTCATGATTGGGTTTAGGGTGATCAATGTTTTTGCTGTACTTTTGGTTAGAATTTGGCTAGTTGGGTTATGTGTATGAAATTTTGGAGCTTGACCCATGATTGGTTTTTGCTGTGATTTTTTGTAGAATTTGGCTAGTTGGGTTATGTGTAGAACTTTTGGAGCTTGATCCATGATTGGTTTCGTTATGGTCAATGTTTTCGCTGCAATTTTGTGTAAAATTTGGCTAGTTGGGTTTTGTGTATACAGTTTTGGAGCTTGATCGGTGACTGGTTTCAtggattgtttgttttttttttttcctctgtgGTAATTGTCTTTGCTCTAATTTATGTGGAAGCTGGCAGGTAGGTTTTTGTGTAACCTTTTGGAGCTTGACCCATGATTGGTTtcattagttttatttatttaattttttttttttgggggggggggggttgtggtGGGGGAGAGAGGTTTTGATGTAGCAAATGTTATGTAGTTGCCTATTGGGTTATGTATACTTTCAAGCTTGGGACATGACTAATTGTATggtttttttcatcatttatcTTACATTTGCAAAACTCATGTTGATGTTATTATTTTCTTGCAGTagaatatgtgtgtgtttaaacCTTAATTGAAGGTGCATTGGGTATATAGGTGATAGGGAATTGATCCAAGTTTTTTGGAGGAGATTTTATCATCCAAACTAGTTGACATTcatataattgttttattttattattggtagaatattatataaattttagtcATCTCCTATTTGCCCATCTGACATGCATAgagattttaattaatttgatgtGTGTAGAAAATTTATGTTCTATAACTTTATGATgtggtttttgttgttggtggttAATAATATTTAAGGTAAATTTCACTAACCTACCCTGAGGTTTGGGCTAATGCTAACTAGGTCCAAGACATTTTAAAATTGACCAATTTGGTCCCTTAAACCAATGTAGTCCCTAAACACCGTTAATGACGTTAgtccctctcttctctctctcctctctctgaTTCTAACTCGTccctctattttctcttttgtcCTTCTCTTCTCTCCCTGTTTGTACACCAAACCTAGCCAAACCCATAcccctctcttttctctcagtTTGTACACCAAACCCAGCCAAACCAATACCAAATTGGTGAGACATATACACAGaaaatatatacacaaattttGACTAATGAATCCATCAAATTCTTCTCCTgtacaaaaccaaacaaaatcactGCCTCACCTGCACAAAAAAATCTTACCCATCACTGATTCAGGCACATATACTGATATACACAGTACATCCAAACCCATTTTGAAATCAACCCCAAAATACCATTTTCGAAACCCTAATAGCCAAAGCTCAAAACACTTAGAACTCCATTttacaaatccaaatcaaaatcaCTAAATCCCTACAGCCAACAGAAAACTCAATCCCTAAATtaaccaaaccaaaaaccaatcgcaaaaccaaatacaaaagGGCGTTtgtttatgagaaaataaatgagaaaaaagaaaagaaaagagaagagaataaGAGAGAAATAAAGAGTAAGAGGCAGTGGCCGGCGGTTGTGGTGGTGCTGTTGAGCTCAGCTGCCATTTGTGGTGGTATGGGCTTCGTGGTGTTCGGCCATGGCTGAGCTTGAGAGGGAAAgaaccgagagagagagagagagagagagagagagagagagagagaaagccaCTGCGGTGAAGGCTTGCAGTGACTGTGGCTTGATGTGGTAGCCATGAGGTTTTGGAGGATCTGAGTTTAGGGTTAGGGAATGATGAGAGAAGATAGGTAGATGAGAGAATCAGACAgaggagaaagaagagagatctGTGCTTAAGTGACTAATTGATTGAGATGGGCCTAACGGTGTTTAATTAGGAccaaattggttttagggaccgAATGGGTCAATTTTAATATGTGTTGGACCTGGTTGGTATTAGTCCAAACCTCAGGGTGGGGGTTAGTGAAATTTACCCTAATATTTACTACTAGTATCATAAAAACTATGTTATGTTTTTTTCATTGTTCTTCTACTGTCAAAACCTTGTAATATCTTAATCCTTTTGGTAGTGTGTGTCCTATTTTGTGAAAAAGTTGCATTTGGTTTATTGAATATCCTTGACAATGTAGTGTAATACTGCTATGCTCTATACTTtgttaatatttgatttttcatttacTTGTTTTGGTTGATTGCATTGCATCTGGTATTTTTGTTCTGTtatgatatataatttttttttcattaatgtgAATATAGGGGTCAAAGATGCAAGTGACAAGAGGATTTTAGTGGACATGTTGTTTTGGGCAGTGGACAATCCTGCACCGGCTAATTACCTCTTGATTTCTGGTGACCAGGATTTCTCTAATGCTCTGCATCAGTTGAGCATGAGGAGGTACAACATTCTTCTAGCACAGCCTCAGCAGGCTTCTGCACCTCTTCTTTCTGCTGCCAAGAGCATCTGGCTTTATACCAGTCTTTTAGCTGGAGGGCCACCAATAATGAACGGTGAATTGCAACAGCTTGTTAATAATAATAGCTATTCATCAAGTTCCAACACATTACAGATGCCAGTTTCTAATGCCATTGGTATAACGCAACCTATGAAAACCTATCAGGGTAATCCCCATATTGGAAATCATACTATGGCATATATAGGAAAGGGGGTGGACAGTAGATATCAAGGAAAATCAATTTCAAGAAACTTCAGTCAAGCTAATGGATCAAAAACTTTGAGTTCACCAGTAGAACATTACAGCAATGTAAACTCTCATCAACCTGgtaatttttcttatattccAAATGTTCCTCCAAGTGGACCTGCCCAAAATTTTGTTCATGGCAATTCTGGTCCTTCATGGAGCAATAGCAGTAACcaccaaaaaaatcaccaatataATTATTCACAGTCATTACGGCCAAACAACTTTGCCACTCAACCTGCATTTTCACCTCGTAATATGCATCCACCTCCACTTAATACTAACACTTTTGTTCCTCCCTTAACCCCTCTGAGGCTTAATGGATCCAACTTTACCTCAAGACCACCTACAAAGGTGCCTGATATTAATTTCTTGAACATCTCTGGATATTCCAACAGTGTTCACAACCCTCCTACTGTCCAGCAAAGAAATCAAGAGCCTAGACATATTTCTATTACTAAGTCTTCAAATCATGCATGCTTAAGTGAATCACAAAATGGATATATGGTGCAGAAGAAGCTGTCAGCTTACCCTAACATGCTGAATAATGGATATCCTTGTGATCCAGAGTATCCATCCTTGTCTTCAGCAGAAATGGGTGGCACTGGTACCTGTATATTGGAGACTCCTGGATTCCCAAAGCCTTCTGGGTATGTCCAAGGCCTACTAGGGGTAATCTTGCTTGCATTGGACaccctaaaaaatgaaaagataatgCCTACTGAAGCAAATATAATTGATTGCAT
This genomic stretch from Quercus lobata isolate SW786 chromosome 3, ValleyOak3.0 Primary Assembly, whole genome shotgun sequence harbors:
- the LOC115979893 gene encoding uncharacterized protein LOC115979893, translated to MVSTTSINNNGGGSKTTGFGYGAAKTSVWWDIENCRVPKEGYNPNAIAQNISSALMKMGYCGPISIAAYGDTNAIPDPVQHALSSTGISLYHVPAGVKDASDKRILVDMLFWAVDNPAPANYLLISGDQDFSNALHQLSMRRYNILLAQPQQASAPLLSAAKSIWLYTSLLAGGPPIMNGELQQLVNNNSYSSSSNTLQMPVSNAIGITQPMKTYQGNPHIGNHTMAYIGKGVDSRYQGKSISRNFSQANGSKTLSSPVEHYSNVNSHQPGNFSYIPNVPPSGPAQNFVHGNSGPSWSNSSNHQKNHQYNYSQSLRPNNFATQPAFSPRNMHPPPLNTNTFVPPLTPLRLNGSNFTSRPPTKVPDINFLNISGYSNSVHNPPTVQQRNQEPRHISITKSSNHACLSESQNGYMVQKKLSAYPNMLNNGYPCDPEYPSLSSAEMGGTGTCILETPGFPKPSGYVQGLLGVILLALDTLKNEKIMPTEANIIDCIQYGDPKHRNIDIKNALESAIEQQMVVKHIAGDVQLYVPKNKKLWHCVNPIDGNPNRYSKVTWDETENFLTSPAGRSAIIASQCKYEAASILRNMCLKELALGDILQILNMVITVKKWIVHHLSGWQPIIITVAQTELT